The following are encoded in a window of Cucurbita pepo subsp. pepo cultivar mu-cu-16 chromosome LG12, ASM280686v2, whole genome shotgun sequence genomic DNA:
- the LOC111807286 gene encoding probable indole-3-pyruvate monooxygenase YUCCA10 — protein METTVIIVGAGPSGLSTAACLSRASIPYKLLEREDCSASLWRKYAYDRLCLHLPKKSSELAFMEFPSSFPNYVPKKMFLEYLDSYISNFGIDPLYRRKVEAAEYDRDLKKWKVRVTNSEGDGEIEEEYVGRFLVVATGETADPYIPVVEGLERFGGEVMHSTRYKSGKGFEGKNVLVVGAGNSGMEIALDLANHGATTSILVRSPIHIMTRRMMKLQVLLGQYLALKFLDSLMVFLSKMVFGSLSKYGMKRWEKGPIHMKRRHGKFPVIDVGTFNKIKSGEIQVISSEISMLESNNNVMFKDGKLHPFHSIIFCTGFTSSAKLWLKDDDYLLNDDGLSKVSPPNQWKGKNGLYCVGLSKRGLYGSKVEAQEVANDIAAQLHCV, from the exons atggagacTACAGTGATCATCGTCGGAGCAGGTCCGTCCGGCCTATCCACCGCCGCCTGTCTATCTCGAGCCTCGATCCCTTACAAACTCCTTGAACGAGAAGATTGCTCTGCTTCGCTATGGCGGAAATATGCGTACGATCGATTGTGTCTTCATCTTCCGAAGAAATCCTCAGAGCTTGCGTTTATGGAGTTTCCGTCTTCTTTCCCTAATTACGTGCCGAAGAAGATGTTTCTCGAGTATTTAGATTCTTATATTTCGAATTTCGGAATCGATCCTCTGTACCGGAGGAAGGTGGAGGCGGCGGAGTACGATAGGGATTTGAAGAAGTGGAAGGTGAGAGTGACGAATAGTGAGGGCGACGGAGAAATCGAGGAGGAGTATGTTGGACGGTTTTTGGTGGTGGCGACGGGGGAGACGGCGGATCCGTACATACCGGTGGTGGAGGGATTGGAGAGATTCGGCGGCGAAGTGATGCACTCGACGAGGTATAAATCGGGGAAGGGATTTGAGGGGAAAAATGTGTTGGTGGTTGGGGCGGGAAATTCTGGAATGGAAATTGCTTTGGATCTTGCGAATCACGGCGCTACAACTTCCATCCTCGTTCGAAGTCCG ATCCATATTATGACAAGAAGAATGATGAAGTTGCAAGTGTTGTTGGGGCAATATCTGGCATTAAAGTTTTTGGATTCATTGATGGTGTTTCTGAGTAAGATGGTTTTTGGAAGCTTGAGTAAGTATGGTATGAAGAGATGGGAAAAAGGGCCCATCCACATGAAGAGGCGCCATGGAAAGTTCCCTGTCATTGATGTAGGAACcttcaacaaaatcaaatccGGTGAAATTCAG GTGATATCTTCAGAAATATCAATGCTCGAAAGCAACAATAATGTGATGTTTAAAGATGGCAAACTTCATCCATTTCATTCCATAATATTCTGCACTGGCTTCACTAGCTCTGCTAAGCTGTGGCTTAAG GATGACGATTATCTCCTAAATGATGATGGACTATCCAAAGTGAGTCCACCCAATCAgtggaaaggaaaaaatgggCTTTATTGTGTGGGCTTATCCAAAAGAGGGCTCTATGGGTCCAAGGTTGAGGCCCAAGAAGTTGCCAATGACATAGCGGCCCAACTCCATTGTGTTTAA